Proteins encoded by one window of Streptomyces sp. ALI-76-A:
- a CDS encoding sigma-70 family RNA polymerase sigma factor, which yields MLRRKARRGQADGQHGVLDDPLDAAQERRVRAVLALGGVPQADLPDGVQQVRLRLLERVARGDEAPRDVSAWAAVVASNLAMDWHRAKRRQERIGERLASLRQPAHPSGEDTSLLSLAVAQGLDELPDAQRQVVVLRFYADLPVRGIAEELGIPEGTVKSRLHTAVRALRARLHEDEVV from the coding sequence GTGCTGCGCAGAAAGGCCCGCCGCGGCCAGGCGGACGGTCAGCACGGTGTGCTCGACGATCCACTGGACGCGGCCCAGGAACGCCGGGTGCGGGCGGTGCTCGCCCTGGGCGGGGTGCCGCAGGCGGACCTGCCGGACGGGGTGCAGCAGGTCCGCCTGCGGTTGCTGGAGCGGGTGGCGCGGGGGGACGAGGCGCCGCGGGACGTGTCCGCGTGGGCGGCGGTCGTCGCGTCCAACCTGGCCATGGACTGGCACCGGGCCAAGCGCCGCCAGGAGCGCATCGGTGAACGCCTGGCCTCCCTGCGCCAGCCGGCACACCCCTCCGGCGAGGACACCAGCCTGCTCTCCCTCGCCGTCGCCCAGGGCCTGGACGAGCTGCCCGACGCCCAGCGCCAGGTCGTCGTCCTGCGCTTCTACGCCGATCTGCCGGTACGCGGGATCGCCGAGGAGCTCGGCATCCCGGAGGGCACGGTGAAGAGCAGACTGCACACGGCCGTACGCGCCCTGCGGGCGCGGCTGCACGAGGACGAGGTGGTGTGA
- the pepN gene encoding aminopeptidase N gives MPGTNLTREEAQQRAKLLTVDSYEIDLDLSGAQEGGTYRSVTTVRFDVTESGAETFIDLVAPTVHEVTLNGDPLDPAELFADSRIALPDLLDGRNILRVVADCAYTNTGEGLHRFVDPVDNQAYLYTQFEVPDARRVFASFEQPDLKATFQFTVRAPEGWTVISNSPTPEPKDSVWVFEPTPRISTYITALIVGPYHSVHSVYEKDGQSVPLGIYCRPSLAEHLDSDAIFEVTRQGFDWFQEKFDYAYPFKKYDQLFVPEFNAGAMENAGAVTIRDQYVFRSKVTDAAYEVRAETILHELAHMWFGDLVTMEWWNDLWLNESFATYTSIACQAAAPGSRWPQSWTTFANSMKTWAYRQDQLPSTHPIMADISDLDDVLVNFDGITYAKGASVLKQLVAYVGEDEFFAGVQAYFKAHAYGNTRLSDLLGALETTSGRDLKSWSKAWLETAGINILRPEIETDADGVVTSFAIRQEAPALPTGAKGEPTLRPHRIAVGLYDLDEGSGKLVRGMGVPPLERSREWGRVELDVDGELTAVPQLVGKRRPAVVLLNDDDLSYAKVRLDEQSLAFVTEHLGDFESSLPRALCWASAWDMTRDAELPARAYLSLVLSGIGKESDIGVVQSLHRQVKLAIELYADPAARETLLARWTDATLAHLRAAAPGSDHQLAWARAFAATARTPEQLDLLDALLEGTQTIEGLAVDTELRWAFVQRLAAVGRFDEAEIAGEYERDRTAAGERHAATARAARPTAEAKAEAWASVVESDKLPNAVQEAVIGGFVQTDQRDLLAPYTDAFFAAVKDVWETRSHEIAQQIAVGLYPSVQVSEETLRKTDEWLASAEPNAALRRLVSESRAGVERALKAQAADAAAADAAAE, from the coding sequence GTGCCTGGCACAAACCTGACTCGCGAAGAGGCGCAGCAGCGGGCGAAGCTGCTCACCGTTGACTCGTACGAGATCGATCTCGACCTCTCCGGCGCGCAGGAGGGCGGTACCTACAGGTCCGTGACCACGGTGCGCTTCGATGTCACGGAGAGCGGCGCGGAGACCTTCATCGACCTGGTCGCGCCGACCGTCCACGAAGTCACCCTCAACGGCGACCCGCTCGACCCCGCCGAGCTCTTCGCGGACTCCCGGATCGCGCTGCCGGACCTGCTGGACGGCCGCAACATCCTGCGGGTCGTCGCGGACTGCGCGTACACCAACACCGGTGAGGGCCTGCACCGGTTCGTCGACCCGGTCGACAACCAGGCCTACCTCTACACCCAGTTCGAGGTGCCGGACGCCCGCCGGGTCTTCGCGAGCTTCGAGCAGCCCGACCTGAAGGCCACCTTCCAGTTCACCGTGCGGGCGCCGGAGGGGTGGACGGTCATCTCCAACTCGCCCACCCCCGAGCCCAAGGACAGCGTCTGGGTCTTCGAGCCGACGCCGCGCATCTCGACGTACATCACCGCCCTGATCGTCGGCCCGTACCACTCCGTGCACAGTGTGTACGAGAAGGACGGCCAGTCCGTGCCGCTCGGCATCTACTGCCGTCCCTCGCTCGCCGAGCACCTCGACTCGGACGCCATCTTCGAGGTGACCCGGCAGGGCTTCGACTGGTTCCAGGAGAAGTTCGACTACGCCTACCCGTTCAAGAAGTACGACCAGCTGTTCGTGCCGGAGTTCAACGCGGGCGCGATGGAGAACGCGGGCGCGGTCACCATCCGCGACCAGTACGTGTTCCGGTCCAAGGTGACCGACGCCGCGTACGAGGTGCGGGCGGAGACGATCCTGCACGAGCTGGCCCACATGTGGTTCGGCGACCTGGTCACCATGGAGTGGTGGAACGACCTGTGGCTGAACGAGTCGTTCGCCACCTACACCTCCATCGCCTGCCAGGCCGCCGCGCCCGGCTCGCGCTGGCCGCAGTCCTGGACGACGTTCGCCAACTCCATGAAGACCTGGGCGTACCGGCAGGACCAGCTGCCCTCCACCCACCCGATCATGGCGGACATCAGCGACCTGGACGACGTCCTGGTCAACTTCGACGGCATCACGTACGCCAAGGGCGCCTCGGTGCTGAAGCAGCTCGTGGCGTACGTCGGTGAGGACGAGTTCTTCGCGGGCGTGCAGGCGTACTTCAAGGCGCACGCGTACGGCAACACGCGCCTGTCAGACCTGCTGGGCGCCCTGGAGACGACCTCCGGGCGCGACCTGAAGTCCTGGTCGAAGGCGTGGCTGGAGACCGCCGGCATCAACATCCTGCGCCCGGAGATCGAGACGGACGCCGACGGTGTCGTCACCTCCTTCGCGATCCGCCAGGAGGCCCCGGCCCTGCCCACGGGTGCCAAGGGCGAGCCGACCCTGCGCCCGCACCGCATCGCGGTCGGCCTGTACGACCTGGACGAGGGCAGCGGCAAGCTGGTGCGCGGCATGGGGGTCCCCCCGCTCGAGCGAAGCCGAGAGTGGGGGAGGGTCGAGCTGGACGTCGACGGTGAGCTGACCGCCGTGCCGCAGCTGGTCGGCAAGCGCCGCCCGGCCGTGGTGCTGCTCAACGACGACGACCTGTCGTACGCCAAGGTCCGCCTGGACGAGCAGTCCCTCGCCTTCGTCACCGAGCACCTCGGCGACTTCGAGTCGTCCCTCCCCCGCGCGCTGTGCTGGGCGTCGGCGTGGGACATGACCCGCGACGCCGAGTTGCCGGCCCGCGCCTACCTGTCCCTGGTCCTCTCGGGCATCGGCAAGGAGTCCGACATCGGCGTCGTGCAGTCGCTGCACCGCCAGGTGAAGCTGGCGATCGAGCTGTACGCCGACCCGGCCGCCCGCGAGACGCTGCTGGCCCGCTGGACGGACGCCACGCTGGCGCACCTGCGCGCCGCGGCACCGGGCAGCGACCACCAGCTGGCCTGGGCGCGCGCGTTCGCCGCGACGGCCCGCACGCCGGAGCAGCTGGACCTGCTGGACGCCCTGCTGGAGGGCACCCAGACGATCGAGGGCCTGGCCGTCGACACCGAGCTGCGCTGGGCGTTCGTGCAGCGGCTGGCGGCGGTGGGGCGCTTCGACGAGGCGGAGATCGCCGGCGAGTACGAGCGGGACCGGACGGCCGCCGGTGAGCGGCACGCGGCCACCGCCCGGGCCGCCCGTCCGACGGCGGAGGCCAAGGCGGAGGCGTGGGCGTCGGTCGTCGAGTCCGACAAGCTCCCGAACGCCGTCCAGGAGGCGGTCATCGGCGGCTTCGTCCAGACCGACCAGCGCGACCTGCTCGCCCCGTACACGGACGCGTTCTTCGCGGCGGTCAAGGACGTCTGGGAGACCCGCTCGCACGAGATCGCCCAGCAGATCGCGGTCGGCCTCTACCCGTCGGTCCAGGTCTCCGAGGAGACCCTGCGCAAGACGGACGAGTGGCTGGCCTCCGCGGAGCCCAACGCGGCCCTGCGCCGGCTGGTCTCCGAGTCCCGCGCGGGCGTGGAACGCGCCCTGAAGGCCCAGGCGGCGGACGCGGCGGCAGCGGACGCAGCGGCCGAGTAG
- a CDS encoding aspartate-semialdehyde dehydrogenase, whose protein sequence is MRVGIVGATGQVGTVMRRILTERAFPVTELRLFASARSAGTVLDGVTVEDASTADYTGLDIVLFSAGGSTSKALAEKVAAQGAVVIDNSSAWRRDPDVPLVVAEVNPHAAAVRPKGIIANPNCTTMAAMPVLKPLHAEADLQALVVATYQAVSGSGVAGVEELFEQVKKVGEDAPKLAHDGSAAEFPAPHKYVAPIAYNVLPLAGSIVDDGLHETDEEQKLRHESRKILEIPGLKVSGTCVRVPVFTGHSLQVNARFARPISVERAKELLGGAPGVAVTEVPTPLQAAGQDPSYVGRIRQDETVDNGLAFFVSNDNLRKGAALNAVQIAELVAAELGK, encoded by the coding sequence GTGAGGGTCGGAATCGTCGGAGCCACCGGTCAGGTCGGCACGGTCATGCGCAGGATTCTCACGGAGCGTGCCTTCCCGGTGACCGAGCTGCGCCTGTTCGCCTCGGCCCGCTCGGCGGGGACGGTCCTGGACGGCGTGACCGTGGAGGACGCGTCGACGGCCGACTACACCGGGCTGGACATCGTGCTGTTCTCCGCGGGCGGCTCGACCTCGAAGGCGCTGGCCGAGAAGGTCGCCGCGCAGGGCGCGGTCGTGATCGACAACTCGTCGGCGTGGCGCCGCGACCCGGACGTGCCGCTGGTCGTGGCCGAGGTGAACCCGCACGCGGCCGCCGTCCGCCCCAAGGGCATCATCGCCAACCCGAACTGCACCACGATGGCCGCGATGCCGGTCCTGAAGCCGCTGCACGCCGAGGCGGACCTCCAGGCGCTGGTCGTCGCCACCTACCAGGCGGTGTCCGGCTCCGGTGTGGCCGGCGTGGAGGAGCTGTTCGAGCAGGTCAAGAAGGTCGGCGAGGACGCTCCGAAGCTGGCGCACGACGGCTCGGCGGCCGAGTTCCCCGCGCCGCACAAGTACGTGGCGCCGATCGCCTACAACGTGCTCCCGCTGGCGGGCTCCATCGTCGACGACGGTCTGCACGAGACCGACGAGGAGCAGAAGCTGCGCCACGAGTCCCGCAAGATCCTGGAGATCCCCGGGCTGAAGGTCTCCGGCACCTGCGTCCGCGTCCCGGTCTTCACCGGCCACTCCCTCCAGGTCAACGCCCGCTTCGCCCGGCCGATCAGCGTGGAGCGCGCGAAGGAGCTGCTCGGCGGCGCTCCCGGCGTCGCGGTCACCGAGGTCCCGACCCCCCTCCAGGCGGCCGGCCAGGACCCGTCCTACGTGGGCCGCATCCGCCAGGACGAGACGGTCGACAACGGCCTGGCCTTCTTCGTCTCCAACGACAACCTCCGCAAGGGCGCCGCGCTGAACGCGGTGCAGATCGCGGAGCTGGTGGCGGCGGAGCTCGGCAAGTAG
- a CDS encoding type II toxin-antitoxin system PemK/MazF family toxin, translating to MPEDSEARCEQLGAVAPERLPRRLGTVPRQGAAEIDAALRRHLAP from the coding sequence CTGCCCGAGGACTCCGAGGCGCGGTGCGAGCAGCTCGGAGCCGTCGCTCCGGAGCGCCTTCCTCGGCGGCTCGGCACGGTGCCGCGGCAGGGCGCGGCGGAGATCGACGCGGCACTCCGGCGTCACCTGGCTCCGTGA